From Myxosarcina sp. GI1, the proteins below share one genomic window:
- a CDS encoding NAD(P)/FAD-dependent oxidoreductase, with product MNNSTAPTIIVGGGFVGLFTALHLSHRHYSNPVTLIDPQERFVFKPLLYEYLTGEMQDEQVLPRYEELLEGSKVNFVRDKVNSINLEECRVELASGLHYNYRYLVLGVGSTQGYFGTEGAEKNAFSFRTQKDAIRLEEHLRECLQQASQTEDAEERRSLLTFVVTGAGPSGVEMAATLADLLPNWYLKLGGNIRDIRIILVNHGTEILAGDVNAHLRETALNALNSRTIPVELLLGVKVTAVDLDGLQYQAKDKNEVETLSTHTTIWTAGTATNPLIESLTQIADENKDKHGLPLVTPTLQLPDFPEVFAAGDCAVVKEHSFPPVAQIAYQQGAEIARNLIALSQGKELHPVNATMRGTLMKLGINNGVANLFDKIQINGKTGDLIRNGTYLELLPTPVHNFKATTDWLTDEIFHRYHSPKPIATQRKNRTATWIGGTIAAIALIAGAVALWRMTQPSPQPQPTQEQNSLEQ from the coding sequence ATGAACAATTCAACCGCTCCTACTATTATCGTCGGCGGAGGCTTTGTCGGTCTTTTTACTGCTTTGCATTTGAGCCATCGTCATTACTCTAATCCCGTAACTCTTATCGATCCTCAAGAACGTTTTGTATTTAAACCTTTGTTGTATGAATACCTAACGGGAGAAATGCAGGACGAACAAGTGCTTCCTCGCTACGAAGAACTGTTAGAAGGCAGTAAGGTAAATTTTGTACGAGACAAAGTTAATAGCATCAACTTAGAAGAGTGTCGAGTAGAATTAGCTTCGGGTCTGCATTACAACTATCGCTATCTGGTGTTGGGAGTAGGAAGTACGCAGGGTTATTTTGGTACGGAAGGAGCAGAAAAAAATGCTTTCTCGTTTCGGACTCAGAAAGATGCGATAAGGTTGGAAGAACATTTGAGAGAATGCTTACAACAAGCTAGCCAGACTGAAGATGCCGAGGAACGACGTAGCTTACTTACGTTTGTAGTAACGGGGGCTGGTCCTTCGGGCGTAGAAATGGCGGCAACTTTAGCAGACTTGTTACCTAATTGGTATCTTAAGTTAGGAGGCAATATTCGAGACATTCGCATTATTTTGGTCAATCATGGAACGGAAATTTTAGCGGGAGATGTTAATGCTCATCTTCGAGAAACTGCCCTTAACGCTCTAAACAGCCGCACCATACCCGTAGAACTACTCTTAGGAGTAAAAGTAACTGCAGTAGATTTAGACGGTTTGCAGTATCAGGCTAAAGATAAAAATGAAGTAGAAACATTATCTACCCACACTACAATTTGGACGGCAGGTACGGCAACTAACCCTTTAATTGAATCTCTTACGCAGATTGCAGACGAAAATAAAGACAAGCACGGCTTACCTTTAGTAACCCCTACTTTGCAATTACCTGATTTTCCTGAAGTATTTGCTGCTGGAGACTGTGCGGTAGTCAAAGAACATTCCTTCCCTCCAGTCGCTCAAATTGCTTATCAACAAGGAGCGGAAATTGCTCGTAATTTGATTGCTTTATCTCAAGGTAAGGAACTCCATCCCGTTAATGCAACCATGCGAGGAACGCTGATGAAACTGGGAATAAACAATGGGGTTGCAAACCTATTCGACAAAATTCAAATTAATGGTAAGACAGGAGATTTAATTCGCAACGGTACTTATTTAGAACTGCTACCTACACCAGTTCATAATTTTAAGGCAACTACAGATTGGTTGACAGACGAAATCTTTCACCGCTATCACTCACCAAAACCGATCGCAACTCAGAGAAAAAATCGAACTGCTACTTGGATTGGCGGTACGATCGCGGCGATCGCCTTAATTGCTGGAGCGGTTGCACTATGGCGTATGACTCAACCTTCTCCTCAGCCACAACCAACTCAAGAACAAAATTCCCTCGAACAATAA
- a CDS encoding GlsB/YeaQ/YmgE family stress response membrane protein, which produces MNLLSWLCLGLIAGVIAKFIAPNTNTGVTIGSLMFGIIGAFSGGSFAIFYLTGHLVLTTNHFSILGVSLAILGASVAVFLWQVIIRSSYS; this is translated from the coding sequence ATGAATCTTTTATCTTGGCTCTGTTTGGGACTAATCGCTGGCGTTATTGCTAAATTTATCGCTCCTAATACTAACACTGGTGTAACTATAGGAAGCTTGATGTTTGGAATTATTGGTGCTTTTTCAGGTGGTAGCTTTGCCATTTTTTATCTCACGGGACATTTAGTATTAACGACAAATCACTTCAGCATTCTGGGTGTCTCTTTAGCCATTTTAGGAGCGAGTGTAGCTGTGTTTCTCTGGCAAGTTATTATTCGTAGTTCATATTCATAG
- a CDS encoding AI-2E family transporter has product MTQKRLPEGYASSRSLKDKLTEGAPLAVLLVLSLLIVYQLRSVLELIAIAILLSLILQTLLNGIHRVIKQRWLAVLVLAFCIFSVSVLIPIVIIPDLLKELQQLSTDLPAYLNSLTQKSQHLHARFNFVPDISQEIARLNDFVYGLLTGLPRLLEQAFGITIEAFATIILALYITYDPNFLSGGLLRLIPRQHHQQVRHLFKSIRLRLQGWMSGTLLAMLFLGVGVTIGLWILGIPLPLPFGLIAGLFEVIPYIGSFAGGFLPALVAFTISPLKLVLVLVLFLLLNQIDAHIFQPIVVGQQVNLHPIAVIIAVLVMGQLLGLIGVVFAIPAAVVVMTFFDELTSKPNPESFPTQPPSV; this is encoded by the coding sequence ATGACTCAAAAGCGATTGCCTGAAGGATACGCTTCATCGCGTTCTTTAAAAGACAAGCTGACTGAAGGCGCACCTCTGGCAGTTTTATTGGTGCTCTCTCTTTTGATTGTCTATCAACTGCGCTCGGTTTTAGAACTAATTGCAATCGCTATTTTATTGTCGCTGATTCTACAAACGCTTCTTAATGGTATACATAGAGTGATTAAACAACGGTGGTTGGCAGTTTTGGTTTTAGCGTTCTGCATTTTTAGCGTAAGCGTGCTGATACCAATTGTCATTATCCCCGATTTGTTAAAAGAATTGCAGCAGCTTTCTACCGATTTACCGGCGTATTTAAATAGTTTGACTCAAAAATCGCAACATCTTCACGCTCGGTTTAATTTCGTTCCCGATATTTCTCAAGAAATTGCCCGACTTAATGATTTTGTTTATGGACTATTAACAGGACTCCCTCGATTGCTCGAACAAGCTTTTGGTATTACAATCGAAGCTTTTGCTACCATAATTTTGGCTCTTTATATTACTTACGATCCCAATTTTCTCTCTGGCGGCTTGTTACGACTCATACCACGCCAACATCATCAGCAGGTACGGCATTTATTTAAAAGTATTAGATTGCGTCTTCAAGGCTGGATGAGCGGTACATTACTAGCAATGCTGTTTCTCGGTGTAGGTGTGACAATAGGACTTTGGATTTTGGGCATTCCTTTGCCCTTGCCCTTTGGTTTAATTGCTGGTTTGTTTGAAGTTATTCCTTATATTGGTAGTTTTGCTGGCGGATTTTTGCCAGCGTTGGTAGCTTTTACTATCTCACCGTTGAAGTTAGTTCTGGTGTTAGTTTTATTTTTACTGCTCAACCAAATTGACGCTCATATTTTTCAACCTATCGTGGTCGGGCAACAAGTAAATCTGCATCCAATTGCCGTGATTATTGCAGTTTTGGTCATGGGTCAATTGTTAGGTTTGATTGGGGTTGTTTTTGCCATACCTGCTGCGGTCGTAGTTATGACGTTTTTTGATGAACTTACCTCCAAGCCAAATCCAGAATCGTTTCCAACTCAACCGCCATCGGTTTAG
- a CDS encoding capsular biosynthesis protein produces the protein MFSKEIQPQNFPERVVWYSMTWTYFSFLLGATYVVGSVVAWILFFYLLLKLWLQDEYTSEAERITIPWITWVWIIGMLMMEVALIFGHLDYNLPTSQIIKSSIGWAKGWALIALYPLAGCLNIRPQIIYRAACVICFHTLVISPLLILAPILGLPETLYVSPLKAVGAGLGPIFFDVSLYAVDFDGQIRQRLFTPWGPALGFVANVYFTLAVREKDKKWRWYGIIGAIYLSQICKSRLAQVCILSTPIFIFVLSRLIRPYMLMLMGGASVAVGILATNIMNAIAAFWKNFKAQRAASSRVRAALKEIAFYRAETEAPIWGHGILQMGPHVVEFMPIGSHHTWAGLAFVKGAVGFYSLAIPMFVGFLFLLVKAQNNKDAGTALAILFILFLYTFGENLEILAYLYWPGLIMIGIGFRKSKTEQSSNSIVSESA, from the coding sequence ATTTTTTCCAAAGAGATTCAACCGCAAAATTTTCCCGAACGAGTAGTTTGGTATTCAATGACCTGGACGTATTTTTCTTTTCTTCTCGGTGCAACTTACGTTGTTGGTTCGGTAGTCGCCTGGATTTTATTTTTCTATCTGTTACTCAAACTTTGGCTGCAAGATGAATATACTTCCGAAGCTGAAAGAATTACCATTCCCTGGATTACCTGGGTTTGGATTATCGGTATGTTGATGATGGAAGTGGCTTTAATTTTTGGGCATTTAGACTACAATCTTCCTACTTCCCAAATTATTAAATCTTCTATTGGTTGGGCAAAAGGTTGGGCATTAATTGCCCTTTATCCTCTGGCGGGCTGTCTGAATATAAGACCGCAAATAATTTATCGTGCTGCCTGCGTTATTTGTTTTCATACTTTGGTAATTTCACCGCTACTAATCCTCGCACCAATCTTAGGGTTGCCAGAAACCTTATATGTTTCTCCCCTTAAAGCCGTAGGTGCAGGACTAGGTCCAATCTTTTTTGATGTTTCTTTATATGCAGTTGATTTTGACGGACAAATACGGCAACGTCTATTTACTCCCTGGGGACCTGCCCTCGGTTTTGTAGCTAACGTTTATTTTACTCTGGCAGTGCGAGAAAAAGATAAAAAGTGGCGTTGGTATGGAATTATTGGTGCGATTTATCTTTCGCAAATTTGTAAATCCCGTTTGGCACAGGTATGTATTCTCAGTACGCCGATCTTTATTTTTGTACTGTCGCGGTTAATCCGTCCTTATATGCTAATGCTGATGGGTGGGGCTAGCGTCGCCGTCGGCATTCTCGCTACCAACATAATGAACGCTATAGCAGCTTTCTGGAAAAATTTTAAAGCCCAGAGAGCGGCATCGAGTAGGGTTCGTGCGGCATTAAAAGAAATTGCCTTCTATCGAGCCGAAACCGAAGCACCGATTTGGGGTCATGGCATATTGCAAATGGGTCCTCACGTAGTCGAATTTATGCCTATAGGCTCTCATCATACCTGGGCAGGTCTGGCTTTTGTTAAAGGAGCGGTTGGTTTTTATTCTTTGGCTATTCCGATGTTTGTAGGTTTTTTATTCTTATTAGTTAAAGCGCAAAATAACAAAGATGCAGGAACGGCGTTAGCTATTTTGTTTATTTTATTCCTCTATACTTTCGGAGAAAATTTGGAAATTCTGGCCTATCTTTATTGGCCTGGATTGATAATGATCGGTATTGGATTCAGGAAAAGTAAGACCGAGCAAAGCTCAAACAGTATAGTTTCTGAATCTGCTTAA
- a CDS encoding polysaccharide biosynthesis/export family protein, with product MSIAVGQKFSFSVYLSMVITIVFNATSTMALPLSPGDRLEVSIPNEPYFSRVYEVNEEGNLEVPYLGAMSVAGLEPSYVEHKLAHALVNRGFFPPNTLQMTIQVIEWSQITVNIAGEVFQPGAIQINLPYYPEESAVSPDANQITGEFPYRRNLTDALEAAGGVLPTANVKKIRLIRNGKERVFDLSGALTGEPIENLPLIAGDRIIVPGADRFQAELVRPSAITRAGMKVFVSNLTIPSTSNATSSINNMEEGITFPYGARFSQAVIATNCAGGTDATNAHRRAILVRVDRLTGETTHMDRGVEELLRNSHDNDDNPLLMPKDGVACYDSAVTNVRDVFQFLGDIFTPIKDIFLP from the coding sequence ATGTCGATCGCCGTAGGGCAAAAATTTAGCTTTAGCGTTTACTTAAGCATGGTTATAACAATCGTGTTTAATGCCACATCGACTATGGCTCTACCTCTTTCGCCTGGCGATCGCCTCGAAGTTTCAATTCCCAATGAACCCTATTTTAGTCGCGTGTATGAGGTCAACGAAGAAGGAAATTTAGAAGTACCTTATCTTGGTGCGATGTCTGTAGCTGGATTAGAACCATCTTATGTCGAACACAAACTCGCCCATGCGTTAGTTAATAGAGGTTTTTTTCCGCCCAATACTTTGCAAATGACAATTCAGGTAATTGAATGGTCGCAAATAACAGTAAACATAGCGGGAGAAGTGTTTCAACCAGGAGCAATTCAAATCAATCTTCCTTATTATCCCGAAGAATCGGCAGTATCTCCCGATGCCAATCAAATTACGGGAGAATTTCCCTATCGCAGAAATTTGACAGATGCTCTTGAGGCAGCAGGCGGAGTACTACCTACTGCCAATGTCAAAAAAATTCGCTTAATTCGCAATGGCAAAGAACGAGTTTTCGATCTTTCTGGTGCGTTGACGGGGGAACCAATTGAAAATTTACCTTTAATTGCAGGCGATCGCATTATCGTTCCTGGTGCCGATCGGTTTCAAGCTGAGTTAGTTCGCCCTTCTGCTATTACCCGTGCTGGGATGAAAGTTTTCGTTTCTAACTTGACCATTCCTTCTACCAGTAACGCCACTTCATCGATTAACAACATGGAAGAAGGGATTACTTTTCCCTATGGCGCACGTTTTAGTCAGGCGGTGATTGCCACTAACTGCGCTGGTGGTACTGATGCTACGAATGCCCATCGTCGGGCAATTTTAGTAAGGGTAGATCGCCTAACTGGGGAAACAACGCACATGGATCGGGGGGTAGAAGAACTGCTGCGTAATTCACACGACAATGACGATAATCCTTTATTGATGCCTAAAGATGGTGTAGCCTGCTATGACTCTGCCGTAACTAACGTCAGAGATGTTTTTCAATTCCTGGGTGATATTTTCACTCCTATAAAAGACATATTTTTGCCGTAG
- a CDS encoding DUF563 domain-containing protein, translating to MNNQLKVYFKKYKKLRVIYREFYHSWRKASVLLFGFYLKKSNFKAITRNDLSISSQKYNLQEFGSEELVSFGDFHTFKPIPDRIAARIYPMKEKIARPFVCEIERAEIIGNFPVAFDCEGNLILETTLPRFTSVEAHIAKNVSIKTIIASQFGKKNRQPAIETACILTNPWSSNFWHWTVDTLTQLEGIEHYQQQTGIKPKLIVNSNLRSWQKDSLELLGYDETDLIFWQDFRRTVNKLIVPSFRRSYEDLHGEISVNACQWLRQKILSNLTNIKCDRLFSPKVFISRRKALGRRIINENEVIEALKPLGFATYILEEMSYVEQVKLFAQAKVIVAPHGAGLTNLIFADNPIILELFGAYVGREFANLARGMGFKYGCLGCQPPRGEVRQKDGDLVVNITQLRDLLALMGSPMNNEQ from the coding sequence ATGAATAACCAATTAAAAGTTTATTTTAAAAAATATAAAAAACTTAGAGTAATTTATCGAGAATTTTATCATAGTTGGAGAAAAGCATCTGTATTACTGTTTGGCTTTTATTTAAAAAAATCTAACTTTAAAGCAATTACTAGAAATGACTTATCGATCTCTAGTCAAAAATATAACTTACAAGAATTCGGCTCAGAAGAACTGGTAAGTTTTGGAGATTTTCATACATTTAAGCCGATTCCCGATCGCATTGCCGCTCGAATATATCCGATGAAAGAAAAAATCGCCAGACCGTTTGTATGTGAAATAGAACGAGCAGAAATAATTGGTAATTTTCCCGTAGCTTTCGATTGCGAAGGAAACTTAATTTTAGAAACAACTCTACCCAGATTTACTTCAGTTGAAGCTCATATTGCTAAAAATGTCTCGATAAAAACTATAATTGCCTCGCAGTTTGGCAAAAAAAATCGACAGCCAGCAATTGAAACTGCCTGCATACTTACCAATCCTTGGAGTAGTAACTTCTGGCACTGGACGGTAGATACTCTAACACAGCTAGAAGGTATCGAACACTATCAACAACAAACGGGAATTAAACCCAAGCTAATTGTAAATTCTAACTTGCGATCGTGGCAAAAAGATTCACTCGAACTTCTAGGTTATGATGAAACCGATTTAATTTTTTGGCAAGACTTTAGACGAACTGTTAATAAATTAATCGTTCCTTCTTTTCGCCGTTCCTATGAAGATCTACACGGAGAAATTTCGGTTAATGCCTGCCAATGGCTGAGACAAAAAATTCTCAGTAATCTTACTAATATAAAGTGCGATCGCCTATTTTCTCCTAAAGTATTTATCTCCAGACGTAAAGCCCTGGGAAGGCGAATTATTAATGAAAACGAAGTTATAGAAGCTCTAAAACCACTGGGATTTGCAACTTATATTTTAGAAGAAATGAGCTATGTAGAACAAGTAAAATTATTCGCCCAGGCTAAAGTAATTGTTGCCCCTCACGGTGCTGGTTTAACCAATCTCATTTTTGCCGATAATCCAATTATTTTAGAATTATTTGGTGCTTATGTCGGTCGAGAATTTGCCAATCTAGCCAGAGGAATGGGCTTTAAATATGGCTGTCTGGGTTGCCAACCTCCCAGAGGAGAAGTACGTCAAAAAGATGGAGATTTGGTAGTCAATATTACTCAATTACGCGATCTTTTAGCATTAATGGGTTCACCAATGAACAATGAGCAGTGA
- a CDS encoding carbonic anhydrase has protein sequence MSNEFAQCEMGRDQSPVNIEDAANGKPAEIKFNYNPVPLDVENTGSTVQVNYEPGSTVTIDGEEYELVQFHFHTPSEHVISGEASAMELHLVHSNESEELAVVGVMLEPGTAHPLIDTVWENIPQEEGNNMVEGVTINAADLLPEDQTYFSYAGSLTTPPCSENVKWNVLVEKTQVSEEQIAAFENLFPVNARPIQATNGRVIELHKE, from the coding sequence TTGAGTAATGAGTTTGCTCAATGTGAAATGGGAAGAGATCAATCTCCTGTAAATATTGAAGATGCTGCTAATGGCAAACCAGCAGAAATAAAATTTAACTATAATCCAGTTCCGTTAGATGTGGAAAATACTGGTAGCACTGTTCAAGTTAACTACGAACCAGGTAGTACTGTTACTATCGATGGAGAAGAATACGAACTAGTACAGTTTCATTTTCATACGCCTAGCGAGCATGTTATCTCAGGAGAGGCTTCTGCGATGGAATTACACTTAGTTCATAGTAATGAGTCAGAGGAGTTAGCAGTTGTTGGCGTTATGTTGGAACCAGGAACAGCACATCCTTTAATTGATACAGTTTGGGAAAATATACCTCAAGAAGAAGGAAATAATATGGTCGAGGGCGTGACAATTAATGCTGCCGACCTATTACCCGAAGATCAAACTTATTTTAGTTATGCAGGTTCGCTCACTACGCCACCTTGTAGTGAAAACGTAAAGTGGAACGTGTTAGTAGAAAAAACTCAAGTTTCGGAAGAGCAAATTGCTGCGTTTGAAAACTTATTTCCAGTAAATGCTCGTCCAATTCAAGCTACTAATGGAAGAGTTATTGAATTACACAAAGAATAA
- a CDS encoding helix-turn-helix domain-containing protein, with protein sequence MLKVDYARWNQSKELLRTEALAAKHPRTRERLMALYEISEGKSATKVGEQTRRNPQTVMEWVHRYNQEGLKAVEYQRTGGRNPFFPKRCEKI encoded by the coding sequence ATGTTAAAAGTAGATTACGCTCGTTGGAATCAAAGCAAAGAGTTATTAAGAACAGAGGCATTGGCTGCCAAACATCCTCGAACAAGAGAGAGACTGATGGCATTGTATGAAATTAGTGAAGGGAAAAGTGCTACAAAGGTAGGGGAACAAACCCGAAGAAATCCCCAAACAGTAATGGAATGGGTGCATCGTTATAATCAAGAAGGTCTCAAAGCCGTCGAGTATCAAAGAACGGGAGGAAGAAACCCTTTTTTTCCGAAACGGTGCGAAAAGATTTAG
- a CDS encoding IS630 family transposase produces the protein MRKDLGNQIQKALLRSALAPQERGRKSQGFPRWTLKRFVHWLKQKWKINCCRETVRKTLKQMGFSWKKAKKLLNKGNTAKRAEFVEQITELLEDALHQKRLIIYIDEAHIHLDTDEGYGWSIRGERFWVSSSSPGRKKVSFYGVYLYNQAQTRIFPYEKAEKINTIDVLKKLRVEFPQQQITVVWDGAPYHRAKVVTEAASAMDIHLLQLPGYSPDFMPVEHLWQWLREDITYHVCYDQQQELISAVADFQHLINTTPLFLSDRLWVKKHLDPEEEKLRFSK, from the coding sequence GTGCGAAAAGATTTAGGGAATCAAATCCAGAAAGCTCTTTTAAGGTCAGCATTAGCACCACAAGAAAGAGGGAGGAAATCTCAAGGGTTTCCACGTTGGACGTTAAAAAGATTCGTCCACTGGCTGAAACAGAAGTGGAAGATAAATTGTTGTCGAGAGACAGTCAGAAAAACTCTTAAGCAGATGGGTTTTTCCTGGAAGAAAGCGAAGAAGTTGCTTAATAAAGGCAATACCGCCAAAAGAGCTGAATTTGTCGAACAAATTACTGAATTATTAGAGGATGCACTTCATCAAAAGCGATTAATTATCTATATTGATGAAGCCCATATACATTTAGATACCGATGAAGGTTACGGTTGGTCAATTCGGGGAGAAAGGTTTTGGGTCAGCTCTAGTTCTCCTGGAAGAAAGAAAGTCTCTTTTTATGGTGTTTACCTCTATAATCAGGCGCAAACCAGAATTTTTCCTTATGAGAAAGCAGAGAAAATTAATACCATTGATGTTCTCAAAAAGTTGCGAGTCGAATTTCCCCAGCAACAAATAACTGTGGTTTGGGATGGCGCACCATATCATCGTGCTAAAGTGGTCACCGAGGCAGCATCAGCAATGGACATCCATCTTCTACAATTACCTGGCTATAGCCCAGATTTTATGCCTGTCGAACATCTTTGGCAATGGCTCAGAGAAGACATAACTTATCATGTTTGTTATGACCAACAACAAGAGTTAATTTCTGCTGTTGCTGATTTTCAGCATCTAATTAATACTACTCCACTGTTTTTAAGCGATCGCTTGTGGGTTAAAAAACACCTCGATCCAGAAGAAGAAAAACTACGGTTTTCAAAGTAG
- a CDS encoding amino acid ABC transporter permease encodes MTAKKIPFWRDRQIIQIAGQILVLVLVIAAIAYLGNNLVNSFQRLNLTFGFGFLSRSASFGIGNPPISYSPTDPYTRAILVGLINSLIVMFFGIIIALLLGITIGIGRLSDNWLVRQLATVYVETLRNTPLLLQLFFWYFAVFLRLPRIERPVVFGNIIFLTNRGLDLPWLAATARTWLAVGAIALGIISAILFWRRGIKAVEAGVSAAKWWWLIAIAAIATVLVFWFGIDWLIPQFTGNSITGGISLSPELATLLIGLSIYTAAFIAEVVRAGIQSVNKGQWEAARALGLKPNLVMQLVVFPQALRLMIPPLTSEFLNLAKNSSLAIAIGYNDIYAISNTIANQTGKAVEMLLIVMVTYLTINLIISAIMNRFNRAVQLKER; translated from the coding sequence ATGACAGCAAAAAAAATTCCCTTTTGGCGCGATCGCCAGATAATTCAAATTGCAGGACAAATTTTAGTTCTAGTATTGGTTATTGCGGCGATCGCCTATTTGGGCAACAATCTAGTCAATAGTTTTCAAAGACTCAATCTTACCTTTGGGTTTGGCTTTCTCTCCCGTTCCGCTTCTTTTGGCATTGGCAACCCGCCCATTAGCTACAGTCCTACCGATCCCTATACCCGTGCGATTTTAGTCGGACTGATTAATTCGCTGATAGTTATGTTTTTTGGCATTATTATCGCCTTGCTATTAGGAATTACTATCGGAATCGGCAGATTGTCCGATAACTGGCTCGTGCGTCAGCTAGCTACTGTTTATGTCGAAACTCTCCGCAATACGCCTTTACTGTTACAACTATTTTTCTGGTATTTTGCCGTTTTTCTAAGGCTGCCAAGAATAGAACGTCCCGTAGTATTTGGCAACATAATATTTCTGACCAATCGCGGGCTAGATCTACCTTGGTTGGCAGCAACTGCTCGAACTTGGCTGGCAGTTGGCGCGATCGCCCTGGGGATTATCTCAGCCATACTTTTTTGGCGTAGGGGGATAAAAGCTGTCGAAGCTGGGGTATCGGCTGCCAAATGGTGGTGGTTGATAGCAATTGCTGCGATCGCTACCGTGTTAGTTTTCTGGTTTGGTATTGACTGGCTAATACCTCAATTTACAGGAAATTCAATTACAGGAGGCATTAGCCTCTCGCCAGAGTTAGCTACCTTGCTAATTGGCTTGAGTATTTATACTGCTGCATTTATTGCCGAAGTAGTGAGAGCGGGCATTCAATCAGTTAACAAAGGTCAGTGGGAAGCAGCGAGAGCTTTAGGTTTAAAACCTAATCTGGTCATGCAGTTAGTCGTATTTCCTCAGGCTTTGAGATTGATGATTCCGCCTTTAACTAGCGAATTTCTCAATTTGGCTAAAAACTCCAGTCTGGCGATCGCTATAGGCTATAACGATATTTATGCAATTTCTAACACCATCGCCAATCAAACAGGCAAAGCTGTAGAAATGTTGCTAATTGTTATGGTTACTTACCTCACAATTAACCTGATTATTTCCGCCATCATGAATCGGTTCAATCGTGCCGTTCAACTAAAAGAAAGATGA
- a CDS encoding amino acid ABC transporter substrate-binding protein, translated as MTNFNIFAQKTSSFLLAGALLFTLGACGGEENTANNGEGEAAGGNSILSTVSGRGNLVCGVNGQLPGFSFVNENGEYSGLDVDLCRAVAAALFDDPTMVEFRDLSAQERFTAVQSGEVDLLSRNTTWTLSRDTSVGMEFAPTTFYDGQGLLVSQGSGVRELADLEGKSVCVLSGTTNEQNLADRMRKLGVNYTPVVFEDVDALYAAYEQGRCGVATSDRSQLTARRAILANPDEHEVLGVVLSKEPLGPLVADGDARWFDAVKWITYAMIEAEELGINSQNINDYAETEDPEIRRFLGQEGNLGEDMGLPNDFAARVVRHVGNYGEVYDRNIGQPFELERGLNDLWTNGGLMYSPPFR; from the coding sequence ATGACAAATTTTAATATTTTTGCTCAAAAAACTAGTTCTTTTCTGTTAGCAGGAGCTTTACTATTTACTTTAGGTGCCTGTGGCGGTGAAGAGAATACTGCTAACAATGGTGAAGGTGAAGCTGCTGGTGGTAATAGTATTTTGAGTACGGTTAGCGGACGAGGAAACTTAGTCTGCGGCGTAAACGGTCAGCTTCCAGGCTTTAGTTTTGTTAACGAAAATGGTGAATATTCTGGTTTAGATGTCGATCTTTGTCGGGCAGTGGCAGCAGCCTTATTTGACGATCCGACAATGGTAGAATTTCGCGATCTTAGCGCCCAAGAGCGTTTTACTGCCGTACAGTCTGGTGAAGTAGACTTGCTCAGTCGCAATACTACCTGGACTCTAAGCCGCGATACTTCGGTAGGAATGGAATTTGCTCCTACTACTTTTTATGACGGGCAAGGATTATTAGTCTCTCAAGGTAGCGGCGTTCGAGAATTAGCAGACTTGGAAGGAAAATCAGTTTGCGTGTTGTCGGGAACCACTAACGAACAAAATTTGGCAGATAGAATGCGTAAGCTTGGGGTTAACTACACTCCAGTAGTTTTTGAAGATGTCGATGCCCTTTATGCAGCTTACGAACAAGGACGCTGTGGGGTAGCTACCAGCGATCGCTCGCAACTTACGGCTCGTCGGGCAATTTTAGCCAACCCAGACGAACACGAAGTTTTAGGTGTGGTTTTATCGAAAGAACCTTTAGGACCTTTGGTCGCTGATGGTGATGCTCGCTGGTTTGATGCGGTCAAGTGGATTACCTACGCGATGATTGAAGCTGAGGAACTGGGTATTAATTCGCAAAATATTAACGATTACGCCGAAACTGAAGATCCTGAAATTAGACGCTTTCTCGGTCAAGAAGGCAACTTGGGTGAAGATATGGGACTACCCAATGATTTTGCTGCTAGAGTTGTCCGACATGTAGGCAATTACGGGGAAGTTTACGATCGCAACATCGGTCAGCCTTTTGAATTAGAGAGAGGGCTTAATGATTTGTGGACTAACGGCGGCTTGATGTATTCTCCCCCATTCCGCTAG